Genomic DNA from Thermus caldifontis:
GGCAGGAACTTACCCCGGATGCCCTCTACCAAGCCATGCGGGCAGGGGCCGAGCCTGTGACCGAGCCTCCAGGGGTGGAGGACTTTGCCGAGGTTTATGAGCGCTACCTCCAGGTATACGACCGCATCCTTTCCCTCCACGTTTCGGGGGAGCTTTCCAAAACCGTGGATAGGGCGCGGGAGGCCGCCCTCAAGGTGGCCCCCACCCGCATCCGGGTGGTGGACTCGGGGATGGTGTCCGCAGGGCTTGGGGCCATGGTGCTCAGGGGGGTGGAAATGCTGAGGAAGGGGGCGGAGGAGGAGGCGGTGGTGCGGGAGTGGGAGAGGCTTAAGCATTCCAGTCTCTACTTCAGCGTGGCCGACTTATCCCACTTGGCCCGGAATGGCCGCCTTCCCCGCTTCGGGGAGGTGGTGGGCAACCTCCTCGGCCTTCGCCCCATCTTGCGGATTGAGAAGGGGCATATACGCTTCCTCAAAGTGGCCAGGGAGGGTGCGGTGCCCGAGGTCCTTGCCCGCCTCGTCCTCCAGGAGCTCAAAGGACGGCCTGCCCGCATCACCATCGCCCATACCGACGCCAGAACCGAGTGGATTGAGGGCTTAAAGAAAAGCTTGGAGGGGGCTTTGCGCCTGGAAAAGGGGCGTATCACGCGAAGCGGGGCCACCATCGCCGCCAACGTGGGCCTTGGGGCTATAGCGGTCCACGCCTACTCGCTAGAATAGGCAAAGGGTGCCCCTCCGGCCCCAGGGCCAGGGGGGTAGGTGTTTCTTGCCCATGGAGATCGCCCTGGAACGGGAACGCTACTACGGCCACCGCCTGGCTGTGCCTCAGGTGGTGGCGGCCTTGCTCTTTTCCCAGGAGAGGCCTCCGGCCGTTCTCTTGGCCCCGGAGGAGCGGCTAGGGCGCTACCGGGACCTTGGGGCCTTTGGTGGGCCCGTTTATGTGAACCCTGGCCTCGAGGCCTGGGAGGAGCGGGCCCTTTTCGTGATGAGTTACGGGGAGGCCCTGGCGCCCTTCCCTGAGGACCCCTCCGCCTGGCGCCTGGT
This window encodes:
- a CDS encoding DegV family protein, with protein sequence MELGLITDTAADLSPRILEEEAVGLVPIYVHLAGRRYKDWQELTPDALYQAMRAGAEPVTEPPGVEDFAEVYERYLQVYDRILSLHVSGELSKTVDRAREAALKVAPTRIRVVDSGMVSAGLGAMVLRGVEMLRKGAEEEAVVREWERLKHSSLYFSVADLSHLARNGRLPRFGEVVGNLLGLRPILRIEKGHIRFLKVAREGAVPEVLARLVLQELKGRPARITIAHTDARTEWIEGLKKSLEGALRLEKGRITRSGATIAANVGLGAIAVHAYSLE